One window from the genome of Variovorax sp. PAMC26660 encodes:
- a CDS encoding fatty acid desaturase CarF family protein, with translation MRDLVFQFVGVVLLADFISGLVHWAEDAYVRKETPVVGRWIGEANIEHHVRPRAFVLRGWWASSWDLVLTGALVLMGAWWLKALTWKVWLFTVISINANQVHKWAHRAPHENGRLITMLQKLRLLQTQRHHAQHHAGQKNSHYCSITNFLNPLLEEINFWHGVEYVIEKTLGYKRKPDISVKAVARAA, from the coding sequence ATGAGAGATCTTGTGTTCCAGTTCGTCGGCGTGGTTCTTCTGGCCGACTTCATCAGTGGTCTCGTGCATTGGGCGGAAGACGCCTACGTCCGCAAGGAAACACCCGTGGTGGGCAGATGGATCGGCGAGGCCAACATCGAGCACCACGTGCGGCCCCGCGCCTTCGTGCTGCGCGGCTGGTGGGCCAGTTCGTGGGACCTGGTGCTGACCGGTGCACTGGTACTGATGGGCGCATGGTGGCTCAAGGCGCTGACCTGGAAGGTGTGGCTGTTCACGGTGATCAGCATCAACGCCAACCAGGTCCACAAATGGGCGCATCGCGCGCCGCATGAAAACGGCCGATTGATCACGATGCTGCAGAAACTCAGGCTGTTGCAGACGCAGCGCCACCACGCGCAGCACCACGCGGGGCAGAAGAACTCGCACTACTGCTCGATCACCAATTTCCTCAACCCGCTGCTGGAGGAAATCAACTTCTGGCACGGCGTGGAGTACGTGATCGAAAAGACGCTGGGGTACAAGCGCAAGCCGGACATTTCCGTGAAGGCGGTTGCGCGGGCGGCCTGA
- the phnE gene encoding phosphonate ABC transporter, permease protein PhnE → MASTIPMTRPPLAAVVPKRNLAWQLSWAVLLVLLLASWKGADMRPLDLIRDSGNMATYAAEFFPPNFTQWRMYLQEMVVTLQIALWGTVLAVVTAVPLALLASANIVPWWIYQPMRRLMDSCRAINEMVFAMLFVVAVGLGPFAGVLALWVHTTGVLAKLFAEAVEAIDTQPVEGIRSTGASALHEIVYGVLPQVMPLWISYALYRFESNIRSASVVGMVGAGGIGVVLWEIIRGFQYAETCAVMIIIVVSVSAIDLVSARIRKVLI, encoded by the coding sequence ATGGCCTCGACGATTCCGATGACCCGCCCGCCGCTTGCCGCGGTGGTTCCCAAGCGCAACCTGGCGTGGCAGCTTTCCTGGGCCGTGCTGCTGGTTCTGCTGCTCGCCTCGTGGAAGGGGGCCGACATGCGGCCGCTTGACCTGATCCGCGACAGCGGCAACATGGCGACCTACGCCGCCGAGTTCTTTCCGCCCAACTTCACGCAGTGGCGCATGTACCTGCAGGAGATGGTGGTCACGCTGCAGATCGCGCTGTGGGGCACGGTGCTGGCGGTGGTGACGGCCGTGCCGCTGGCGCTGCTGGCCTCGGCCAACATCGTGCCGTGGTGGATCTACCAGCCGATGCGCCGCCTGATGGACAGCTGCCGCGCCATCAACGAGATGGTGTTCGCGATGCTGTTCGTGGTGGCCGTGGGCCTGGGGCCGTTTGCCGGCGTGCTGGCGCTCTGGGTGCACACGACCGGCGTGCTGGCCAAGCTTTTTGCCGAGGCGGTGGAGGCCATCGACACACAGCCGGTCGAGGGCATTCGCTCGACCGGTGCGAGCGCGCTGCATGAGATCGTCTACGGCGTACTGCCGCAGGTGATGCCGCTGTGGATTTCCTATGCGCTGTACCGCTTCGAGTCGAACATCCGTTCGGCGTCGGTGGTCGGAATGGTGGGCGCGGGCGGCATCGGCGTGGTGCTGTGGGAAATCATTCGTGGGTTTCAGTACGCCGAGACCTGCGCGGTGATGATCATCATCGTGGTGAGCGTGAGCGCGATCGACCTGGTGTCGGCGCGCATTCGCAAGGTGCTGATCTAG
- a CDS encoding phosphonate degradation HD-domain oxygenase, protein MALTLDDIARLLAGRGQQQYGREAVSQLDHALQCAALAEDAGESTETVVAALLHDLGHLLAPTNAQEEATEAPRARDDLHQYIALPFLHGVFPPGVLAPIRLHVDAKRCLCTLDAGYWDTLSPASKHSLELQGGRHTQEEAEAFMRAPFAEESLRVRRYDDLAKVTGKVTPPLAHYLQKMAQVAL, encoded by the coding sequence ATGGCATTGACCCTGGACGACATCGCACGGTTGCTGGCCGGGCGTGGCCAGCAGCAATACGGCCGCGAAGCCGTGAGCCAGCTCGACCACGCGCTGCAGTGCGCGGCGCTGGCGGAAGACGCGGGGGAGAGCACAGAGACCGTGGTGGCGGCGCTGCTGCACGACCTCGGCCATCTGCTCGCGCCCACGAACGCACAGGAAGAAGCAACCGAAGCGCCGCGGGCGCGGGACGACTTGCACCAATACATCGCGCTGCCTTTCCTGCACGGGGTGTTTCCGCCCGGCGTGCTGGCGCCGATCCGCCTGCATGTGGATGCGAAGCGCTGCCTGTGCACGTTGGACGCGGGCTACTGGGACACGCTGTCGCCGGCTTCGAAGCACAGCCTGGAGTTGCAGGGCGGGCGCCATACGCAGGAAGAAGCCGAGGCCTTCATGCGCGCGCCGTTCGCCGAAGAATCGTTGCGTGTGCGGCGCTATGACGACCTGGCGAAGGTGACGGGAAAGGTGACACCGCCGCTGGCGCACTATCTGCAGAAGATGGCGCAGGTCGCGCTGTAG
- the phnD gene encoding phosphonate ABC transporter substrate-binding protein, producing MIKKLCAALALGLGMVGAFAQDINFGIISTEATQNLKGDWQPLIDDMSRQTGLKVTAFFAPDYAGIIEAMRFNKVQLGWFGNKSAMEAVDRASGEVFAQMVNADGTQGYYSHLIVNRESPLNTLDDVLKNAKNLSFGNGDPNSTSGYLVPGFYVFAQNKIDAKTAFRVTRSANHETNSLAVANKQVDVATNNSENLEKVKERFPEKFKDIKIVWTSPLIPLDPLVMRKDLPEATKTKLKNFFFNYAKTDPREKEIVMKISKLSGFKESSDKQLVPIRQLDLFGQRTKIEADTVLSDAEKKTRLADIDKKLSALN from the coding sequence ATCTCGACAGAGGCGACGCAGAACCTCAAGGGCGACTGGCAGCCGCTGATCGACGACATGAGCCGCCAGACCGGCCTGAAGGTCACGGCCTTCTTCGCACCGGACTACGCCGGCATCATCGAAGCCATGCGCTTCAACAAGGTGCAGCTGGGCTGGTTCGGCAATAAGTCGGCCATGGAAGCCGTGGACCGCGCCAGCGGCGAAGTGTTTGCGCAGATGGTCAATGCCGACGGCACCCAGGGCTACTACTCGCACCTGATCGTCAACCGCGAGAGCCCGCTCAACACGCTCGACGATGTGCTGAAGAACGCCAAGAACCTGAGCTTCGGCAACGGCGACCCGAACTCGACCTCGGGCTACCTCGTGCCCGGCTTCTACGTCTTTGCGCAGAACAAGATCGACGCCAAGACCGCATTCCGCGTGACGCGCAGCGCCAACCACGAAACCAATTCGCTGGCCGTGGCCAACAAGCAGGTCGACGTGGCGACCAACAACAGCGAAAACCTGGAGAAGGTCAAGGAGCGCTTCCCCGAGAAGTTCAAGGACATCAAGATCGTCTGGACCTCGCCGCTGATTCCGCTCGACCCGCTGGTCATGCGCAAGGACCTGCCCGAAGCCACCAAGACGAAGCTGAAGAACTTCTTCTTCAACTACGCCAAGACCGATCCGCGCGAGAAAGAGATCGTCATGAAGATCTCCAAGCTCTCGGGCTTCAAGGAATCGAGCGACAAGCAACTGGTGCCCATTCGCCAGCTCGACCTGTTCGGCCAGCGCACCAAGATCGAAGCCGACACCGTGCTGAGCGACGCCGAAAAGAAGACGCGCCTGGCCGACATCGACAAGAAGCTGTCCGCGCTGAACTGA
- the zigA gene encoding zinc metallochaperone GTPase ZigA codes for MTARLPVTVLSGFLGAGKTTLLNHILHNREGRRVAVIVNDMSEVNIDAALVRDGGAELSRTDEKLVEMSNGCICCTLREDLLIEVGRLAKEGRFDQLVIESTGISEPLPVAETFTFAGEDGKSLADVARLDTMVTVVDAFNFLRDYGSPDSLGQRGQSLGDEDTRTVVDLLIEQIEFCDVLVVNKTDLVTLEERERLMAILHSLNPRARIEVSEFGRVPLDRVLDTGLFDFEQAEQAPGWLAELRGEHQPESEEYGIRSFVYRSRLPFHPMRFWKLVQIEWEGVVRSKGFFWLASRATRAGSWSQAGGACRYGAAGFWWAAVPREHWPTDDDSLELIRKNWDPATGDARQELVLIGIGMDEDALRAQLDACLLTENEMRFGASWWQNFADPFPSWNT; via the coding sequence ATGACCGCCCGTCTCCCCGTTACCGTGCTGTCCGGCTTTCTCGGCGCCGGCAAGACCACGCTGCTCAATCACATCCTCCACAACCGGGAGGGGCGCCGCGTGGCGGTGATCGTCAACGACATGAGCGAGGTCAACATCGACGCCGCGCTGGTGCGCGACGGCGGCGCCGAGCTGTCCCGCACCGACGAGAAACTGGTCGAGATGAGCAACGGCTGCATCTGCTGCACCCTGCGCGAAGACCTGCTGATCGAAGTCGGCCGGCTCGCCAAGGAAGGGCGTTTCGACCAGTTGGTGATCGAGTCCACCGGCATTTCAGAACCCTTGCCAGTGGCCGAGACCTTCACTTTCGCCGGCGAAGACGGCAAGAGCCTGGCCGACGTGGCGCGGCTGGACACCATGGTGACGGTGGTCGATGCCTTCAATTTTCTGCGCGACTACGGCTCGCCCGACAGCCTGGGCCAGCGCGGCCAGTCGCTCGGCGACGAGGACACGCGCACGGTGGTCGACCTGCTGATCGAGCAGATCGAGTTCTGCGACGTGCTGGTGGTCAACAAGACGGACCTTGTCACGCTCGAAGAGCGCGAGCGGCTGATGGCGATCCTGCACAGCCTGAATCCGCGTGCGCGCATCGAGGTGTCGGAATTCGGCCGCGTGCCGCTCGACCGCGTGCTCGACACCGGCCTGTTCGATTTCGAGCAGGCCGAGCAGGCGCCGGGCTGGCTGGCCGAGTTGCGCGGCGAGCACCAGCCCGAGAGCGAGGAATACGGCATTCGCAGCTTTGTCTATCGCTCGCGGCTGCCGTTCCACCCGATGCGCTTCTGGAAGCTGGTGCAGATCGAATGGGAAGGCGTGGTGCGCTCCAAGGGATTTTTCTGGCTTGCCAGCCGCGCCACGCGGGCGGGTTCATGGTCGCAGGCCGGTGGCGCCTGCCGCTATGGCGCGGCGGGCTTCTGGTGGGCAGCGGTGCCGCGCGAGCACTGGCCGACCGACGACGATTCGCTCGAGTTGATCCGCAAGAACTGGGACCCGGCCACGGGCGACGCCCGGCAGGAACTGGTGCTGATCGGTATCGGCATGGACGAAGATGCCTTGCGTGCGCAACTCGATGCCTGCCTGCTCACGGAAAACGAGATGCGCTTCGGCGCTTCGTGGTGGCAGAACTTTGCCGACCCTTTCCCGTCCTGGAATACCTAG